A single region of the Nocardioides aquaticus genome encodes:
- a CDS encoding HNH endonuclease family protein yields the protein METTLKEYTADEVLKGFVYNELEGKGLFGLDGKLVIQPEFQRNYIYNDGKRDVAVIDSLLKGYPLGLIYFNVDDDNDQLEVLDGQQRITSIGRFITGKFAIQVAGKEQTFSSLPLEDQALLRKSPLLVYECQGTESEIKEWFQTINIAGVPLNKQELLNAIYSGPFITKAKAEYSNSNNANMQKWSSYVKGDPKRQEVLAVALDWVASSQGKGVDAYLAQHRHDTDIAQLKTYFTSVIDWVGSVFIRPPDKEMRGLEWGPLYEEHHSTSYSAATIEGRVNELRGDPAVTSSKGIYEFLLGGEKQPQLLAIRLFDDKDKRVAYEQQTKKAKAAGESNCPLCAIGGDNNKARIYKQNEMDADHVTAWSKGGSTSLANLTMLCVTHNRAKGNR from the coding sequence GTGGAGACCACTCTCAAGGAGTACACCGCCGACGAGGTCCTCAAGGGCTTCGTCTACAACGAGCTCGAGGGCAAGGGTCTGTTCGGGCTCGACGGCAAGCTCGTCATCCAGCCGGAGTTCCAGCGCAACTACATCTACAACGACGGCAAGCGCGACGTCGCCGTCATCGACTCGCTGCTCAAGGGCTACCCGCTCGGGCTGATCTACTTCAACGTCGACGACGACAACGACCAGCTCGAGGTCCTCGACGGACAGCAGCGAATCACCAGCATCGGACGGTTCATCACGGGCAAATTCGCGATCCAGGTCGCGGGCAAGGAGCAGACGTTCTCCTCGCTGCCGCTCGAGGACCAGGCGCTGCTGAGGAAGAGCCCGCTGCTGGTCTACGAGTGCCAGGGCACCGAGTCCGAGATCAAGGAGTGGTTCCAGACCATCAACATCGCCGGCGTCCCGCTGAACAAGCAGGAGCTGCTCAACGCGATCTACTCCGGGCCCTTCATCACCAAGGCGAAGGCCGAGTACAGCAACTCGAACAACGCCAACATGCAGAAGTGGTCCTCGTACGTCAAGGGCGACCCCAAGCGGCAGGAGGTCCTCGCCGTCGCGCTGGACTGGGTCGCATCGTCCCAGGGCAAGGGCGTCGACGCCTACCTCGCGCAGCACCGCCACGACACCGACATCGCCCAGCTGAAGACCTACTTCACATCCGTGATCGACTGGGTCGGCAGCGTCTTCATCCGCCCGCCGGACAAGGAGATGCGGGGCCTCGAGTGGGGCCCGCTCTACGAGGAGCACCATTCGACGTCGTACAGCGCGGCCACGATCGAAGGCCGCGTGAACGAGCTGCGCGGCGACCCCGCGGTCACCAGCAGCAAGGGGATCTACGAGTTCCTGCTTGGCGGCGAGAAGCAGCCGCAGCTGCTGGCGATCCGGCTGTTCGACGACAAGGACAAGCGCGTCGCCTACGAGCAGCAGACCAAGAAGGCCAAGGCCGCCGGCGAGTCGAACTGCCCGCTGTGCGCAATCGGCGGGGACAACAACAAGGCGCGCATCTACAAGCAGAACGAGATGGACGCCGACCACGTGACCGCCTGGTCCAAGGGCGGCTCGACGAGTTTGGCCAACCTGACAATGCTCTGCGTGACCCACAACCGCGCCAAGGGCAACCGGTAG
- the tcmP gene encoding three-Cys-motif partner protein TcmP has protein sequence MPTGTDGGLLDSPKPQSVYKHGILEQYVIRFATMTASKLNPKRAVLFDGFAGRGRFDTGEAGSAEHMMIAAQKVKATTQIDLLLVEKAREDYASLDKVADEYRARGITIASHNGDCGNHLDDALQLAAGASLFVFLDPCGAVLPMDSIEGVLRKRGAWPRTEVLLNFSADLIRRAGGQLKKGQLDLGGVAKADAVCGGEWWRDVAVQAHKASGGQDWESAAEAVAIEYARRLTDGTKYGFVVAPVRRQVHHQPVYYLTFLTQDPHGFWVFGVAAAKAREKWIDFLGPDPDEREGMLWDTVADQLEREHVKAIEHVTDNLRRLTADGQPKAVVQHVQGVYGDLYGEAKETAFTAALRALVKAGEVEFVTKGTKPHQHVIRKAAG, from the coding sequence ATGCCCACGGGGACAGACGGAGGGCTGCTCGACAGCCCCAAGCCGCAGTCGGTCTACAAGCACGGCATCCTCGAGCAGTACGTCATCCGGTTTGCGACGATGACGGCCAGCAAGCTGAACCCCAAGCGGGCGGTGCTCTTCGACGGATTCGCCGGGCGCGGGCGCTTCGACACCGGTGAAGCGGGCTCCGCCGAGCACATGATGATCGCCGCACAGAAGGTCAAGGCGACGACCCAGATCGATCTGCTCCTAGTGGAGAAGGCCCGCGAGGACTACGCGAGCCTGGACAAGGTCGCCGATGAGTACCGCGCCCGCGGCATCACAATCGCGAGCCACAACGGGGACTGCGGCAACCATCTCGACGACGCGCTGCAGCTCGCCGCCGGGGCGAGCCTGTTCGTCTTCCTCGACCCATGCGGTGCCGTGCTGCCGATGGACTCGATCGAGGGCGTCCTCCGCAAGCGCGGCGCGTGGCCGCGGACCGAGGTGCTGCTCAACTTCAGCGCCGACCTGATCCGGCGTGCCGGAGGCCAGCTGAAGAAGGGTCAGCTCGACCTCGGCGGCGTCGCCAAGGCGGACGCCGTGTGCGGCGGCGAGTGGTGGCGGGACGTCGCCGTCCAGGCACACAAGGCCTCTGGCGGACAGGATTGGGAGTCAGCGGCCGAAGCCGTCGCCATCGAATACGCCCGACGTCTCACCGACGGCACCAAGTACGGGTTCGTCGTCGCGCCGGTACGCCGGCAGGTCCACCACCAGCCCGTCTACTACCTGACGTTCCTCACCCAGGACCCCCACGGTTTCTGGGTGTTTGGCGTCGCCGCCGCCAAGGCACGCGAGAAGTGGATCGACTTCCTCGGCCCGGACCCGGACGAGCGCGAGGGCATGCTGTGGGACACCGTGGCCGACCAGCTCGAACGAGAACACGTCAAGGCGATCGAGCACGTCACCGACAACCTACGCCGCCTGACCGCTGACGGGCAGCCGAAGGCGGTGGTCCAGCACGTCCAGGGCGTCTACGGCGACCTCTACGGCGAGGCCAAGGAAACCGCGTTCACAGCGGCGCTCCGCGCACTGGTGAAGGCGGGCGAGGTCGAG
- a CDS encoding single-stranded DNA-binding protein produces the protein MSTTVTFAGNLAEAPELLYTRENKPFVSCRVLVNRRIQNDQGEWVNDEPTAHNVKVFGCAATHMQDSCGSGDPIFVHGLQSTESWPDKETGEKRTKDVVVVDNRFGEVGISLKYVSARIDRGPHAAQAS, from the coding sequence ATGTCCACCACCGTCACCTTCGCCGGCAACCTGGCCGAGGCACCGGAGCTGCTCTACACCCGCGAGAACAAGCCGTTCGTCAGCTGCCGGGTCCTGGTCAACCGCCGGATCCAGAACGACCAGGGGGAGTGGGTCAACGACGAGCCCACCGCCCACAACGTCAAGGTCTTCGGCTGCGCCGCCACCCACATGCAGGACAGTTGCGGATCCGGCGACCCGATCTTCGTCCACGGCCTCCAGAGCACCGAGAGCTGGCCGGACAAAGAGACCGGCGAGAAGCGCACCAAGGACGTCGTGGTTGTCGACAACCGCTTCGGCGAGGTCGGCATCTCGCTCAAGTACGTGTCCGCGCGCATCGACCGCGGCCCGCACGCGGCCCAGGCCAGCTGA
- a CDS encoding DUF4192 domain-containing protein: MDLVVQSPDELLAAVPHVLGFKPEESIVLVPFRPGLPITRVDLPRTAADREEVWDALSGPYGRHARPGARLAIICITEDRRSAELASQHLSNRLQDVGITTDIRLWSDGERWREFNTGQTGLQTPSTAERIAAATVLTGAAQPAASRESLAASMVGDREPIAELIPAARAAAEASTPAAERDWALDRLEQFHTDGNRLSDVDGARMLVALETISTRDALWEDMSRENSTSHMAIWTDLTRRGPDEVRAAPASMSGFASWLHGDGTKAWCALDQVPADRPYSMAAIVASALQNGIHPREWERCQTQMRDIAADLDESFVPKPPGQQRDIPGTQPETDRMAPGR; the protein is encoded by the coding sequence ATGGATCTCGTCGTTCAGTCCCCGGATGAGCTTCTCGCCGCGGTGCCGCACGTCCTCGGCTTCAAGCCCGAGGAGTCGATCGTCCTGGTGCCCTTTCGGCCCGGACTGCCGATCACCCGCGTCGACCTGCCGAGGACGGCCGCCGATCGCGAGGAGGTCTGGGACGCGCTCAGCGGACCGTACGGCCGCCACGCCCGGCCCGGTGCCCGCTTGGCCATCATCTGCATCACCGAAGACCGACGCAGCGCCGAGCTGGCCAGTCAGCACCTGTCGAACCGGCTCCAGGACGTCGGCATCACTACCGACATCAGGCTGTGGTCCGACGGCGAGCGCTGGCGCGAGTTCAACACCGGCCAGACCGGGCTGCAGACCCCGTCGACCGCTGAACGGATCGCGGCCGCGACCGTGCTGACCGGCGCCGCCCAGCCGGCCGCCAGCCGCGAGTCCCTGGCCGCGTCCATGGTCGGGGACCGGGAGCCGATCGCCGAGCTGATCCCGGCGGCCCGAGCCGCAGCCGAGGCCAGCACACCCGCTGCAGAGCGGGACTGGGCCCTGGACCGGCTAGAGCAGTTCCACACCGACGGCAACCGGCTCTCCGACGTCGACGGCGCACGGATGCTCGTCGCACTGGAGACGATCAGCACCCGCGACGCGCTCTGGGAGGACATGAGCCGGGAGAACTCCACCTCCCACATGGCTATCTGGACCGACCTCACCCGCCGCGGCCCGGACGAGGTCCGCGCGGCGCCGGCCTCCATGTCTGGCTTCGCCAGCTGGCTGCACGGCGACGGTACCAAGGCCTGGTGCGCGCTCGACCAGGTGCCCGCCGACCGGCCCTACTCCATGGCCGCCATCGTCGCCTCGGCCCTGCAGAACGGCATCCACCCCCGCGAGTGGGAGCGATGCCAGACCCAGATGCGCGACATCGCCGCCGACCTGGACGAGTCCTTCGTCCCCAAGCCACCCGGCCAGCAGCGCGACATCCCGGGCACGCAGCCAGAGACCGACCGAATGGCCCCGGGCCGCTGA
- a CDS encoding adenine-specific methyltransferase EcoRI family protein: MTTTQSANSHLGAAKAAKNDEFYTQWGDIEREMNAYLEYDPDVFRDKVVLLPCDDPEWSNFAKFFALHFMDYGLKKLISTSYAPDSNPALFSYEPTLFEMGDPKFDETKTHANGKKFVLEPKDINDDGVVNIEDLQWEYLEGDGDFRSEEVTALRDEADFVITNPPFSLFRPFMTWVVGGGRKCSVIGNNNAITYNEVFPHIMANELWKGATANSTDMVFGVPKGAKVSDADRLKAEKLGYPSDDERDYTRLGNSCWFTNIDHGRRHEPLQLMTKADNVKFSKHKEVRGRGYPTYDNFPAIEVPFVDAIPSDHDGLMGVPITFLDKYNPDQFEIVGSSEGDFAPTRTYGPKERVVDGVRMKSNTGTLGCFVRTDSFGEGTYFDVGYPVKRIYKRLFIRRKDA, from the coding sequence ATGACGACCACGCAGTCGGCGAACAGTCATCTTGGCGCGGCGAAGGCCGCGAAGAACGACGAGTTCTACACGCAGTGGGGCGACATCGAGCGGGAGATGAACGCCTACCTCGAGTACGACCCCGACGTCTTCCGCGACAAGGTGGTCCTGCTGCCGTGCGACGACCCGGAGTGGTCGAACTTCGCGAAGTTCTTCGCGCTGCACTTCATGGACTACGGCCTGAAGAAGCTGATCTCGACGTCGTACGCCCCCGACAGCAACCCGGCGCTGTTCTCGTACGAGCCCACGCTCTTCGAGATGGGCGACCCGAAGTTCGACGAGACGAAGACGCACGCCAACGGCAAGAAGTTTGTGCTCGAGCCGAAGGACATCAACGACGACGGCGTCGTCAACATCGAGGACCTCCAGTGGGAGTACCTGGAGGGCGACGGGGACTTCCGCAGCGAGGAGGTGACGGCGCTGCGCGACGAGGCCGATTTCGTCATCACGAATCCGCCCTTCAGCCTGTTCCGCCCGTTCATGACCTGGGTCGTAGGCGGCGGACGGAAGTGCTCCGTGATCGGCAACAACAACGCGATCACCTACAACGAGGTCTTCCCACACATCATGGCGAACGAGCTCTGGAAGGGCGCGACGGCCAACAGCACCGACATGGTGTTCGGCGTGCCGAAGGGCGCGAAGGTGTCGGACGCCGACCGGCTCAAGGCCGAGAAGCTTGGCTACCCCTCGGACGACGAGCGCGACTACACGCGGCTCGGGAACTCCTGCTGGTTTACCAATATCGACCACGGCCGCCGTCACGAGCCTCTGCAGCTGATGACCAAGGCGGACAACGTCAAGTTCAGCAAGCATAAGGAGGTTCGCGGGCGGGGCTACCCGACCTACGACAACTTCCCGGCGATCGAGGTGCCGTTCGTCGACGCGATCCCCAGCGATCACGACGGCCTGATGGGCGTCCCGATCACCTTCCTTGACAAGTACAACCCCGACCAGTTCGAGATCGTCGGGAGCAGCGAGGGCGACTTCGCCCCGACACGGACCTACGGACCGAAGGAGCGGGTCGTCGACGGGGTCCGGATGAAGTCGAACACCGGAACGCTCGGCTGCTTCGTCCGCACCGACTCGTTCGGCGAGGGGACGTACTTCGACGTGGGCTACCCGGTCAAGCGCATCTACAAGCGGCTGTTCATCCGGCGGAAGGACGCGTAG